A stretch of the Desulfobulbaceae bacterium genome encodes the following:
- a CDS encoding alpha/beta fold hydrolase translates to MAKIVRNGVSLHHSTLGAGRNVVLIHGLGANHGFWAPRLLLPLARRYRVILIDLRGHGLSSMPKLGYSVSDFAEDVLCQLDNLKVQQADIVGHSFGGMVALQCAVMAPERIRSIFLADTRVRSLEPMSAEETPPESAIITRKLEEVGLVIPAGEKEAGLWLLEQFASPRKEKAREQLQQSEPFIPFSAKEGGNKSAKRWLELLENTSLREEISRFDQPSREALAAVRQPTMAMYGESALTRESLEGLQRYLPHFCSMILPGAGHFFPLTHTDIFLQTLMGFLDGLTELRKEERLLMQFAVQVAQDGKSIFLGRTLNVSSGGLLVEGRVRLKMAEQLELKALSHKGESLPPLLGRVVRIDEDTMSNLYRFGIALFPTEEDWTRQTVLCQSRNTDPITPVTQDASNIPP, encoded by the coding sequence GTGGCCAAGATTGTTCGTAACGGTGTAAGTCTTCACCACTCTACTCTCGGTGCAGGCCGAAATGTTGTCCTTATTCATGGATTGGGAGCCAATCACGGATTCTGGGCCCCACGGCTGTTGCTGCCTCTGGCAAGGCGTTACCGAGTCATCCTTATTGACTTGCGCGGCCATGGTCTGAGCAGTATGCCCAAGCTTGGCTATAGTGTGAGTGACTTTGCTGAGGATGTATTGTGTCAGTTAGATAATTTGAAGGTGCAGCAGGCGGATATCGTCGGACACAGTTTTGGAGGGATGGTGGCCCTTCAGTGCGCAGTAATGGCGCCGGAACGGATACGAAGCATTTTTCTCGCAGACACACGGGTGCGAAGTCTTGAGCCGATGAGCGCTGAAGAGACCCCGCCTGAAAGTGCGATTATTACCAGAAAACTTGAGGAAGTAGGACTGGTTATCCCTGCAGGTGAAAAGGAGGCAGGCCTTTGGTTGCTGGAGCAATTCGCCTCACCCCGCAAGGAAAAGGCCAGAGAACAGCTTCAGCAAAGTGAACCTTTTATCCCTTTTTCCGCTAAGGAGGGAGGGAATAAATCGGCTAAACGCTGGCTTGAACTCCTTGAGAACACCTCATTGCGTGAGGAGATTTCCCGGTTTGATCAACCAAGCCGGGAGGCGCTTGCTGCTGTTCGACAGCCCACCATGGCGATGTACGGTGAAAGTGCTCTCACTCGAGAGTCTTTGGAAGGACTCCAGCGCTATCTTCCGCACTTTTGTTCGATGATCCTCCCTGGCGCCGGTCATTTTTTTCCTCTTACTCATACCGATATTTTTTTGCAAACCCTTATGGGCTTTCTGGATGGTCTAACGGAATTGCGCAAGGAAGAGAGACTCCTCATGCAATTTGCCGTGCAGGTGGCGCAAGACGGTAAATCGATTTTTCTTGGCAGGACGCTCAATGTCTCGTCCGGTGGCCTGTTGGTGGAGGGTAGGGTACGACTTAAGATGGCTGAACAGTTGGAACTTAAGGCTCTTTCGCATAAGGGTGAGTCCTTGCCGCCGCTTCTTGGCAGGGTGGTGAGGATTGATGAAGATACAATGAGTAATTTGTATCGTTTTGGCATAGCGCTCTTTCCGACTGAGGAGGATTGGACTCGGCAGACTGTGCTGTGCCAATCAAGGAATACTGATCCGATCACCCCTGTAACTCAGGATGCGAGCAATATTCCACCATGA
- a CDS encoding SDR family oxidoreductase, producing the protein MIDTANPLSGQVAIITGGSIGIGYCTAVALARAGVKVVLVSRDQDRVDGAVAELLQDSVEAEALGLALDVKNPTDMETMAMLTMERFGRIDILITAAGVLRVGSGVPRTLAQMPVTEWDDVLTTNLRGVFLANRAVIPAMLRQRAGQIVNLSSTSGRKGLAFDAAYCASKFGVIGLTESLAEELRTSGIRVHSLLPGAIDTGMWDQNGPLPPPEDLLPPERVAACIHALLLLPEDVVFDAPVIEPLKRHQPPSVTSRRR; encoded by the coding sequence ATGATCGATACAGCGAATCCCCTTAGTGGACAAGTCGCTATTATCACCGGAGGCAGTATTGGTATCGGCTATTGTACCGCCGTGGCTCTTGCCCGGGCAGGGGTGAAAGTTGTCCTTGTTTCTCGGGATCAAGATCGAGTCGATGGGGCGGTGGCTGAATTGCTGCAGGATAGTGTTGAAGCGGAAGCCCTTGGCCTTGCCCTTGACGTGAAAAATCCGACCGACATGGAGACTATGGCCATGCTCACCATGGAGCGTTTTGGCCGTATCGATATCCTGATTACTGCGGCTGGAGTTCTCAGGGTGGGTAGCGGTGTCCCCCGGACTCTGGCTCAGATGCCCGTTACAGAGTGGGACGATGTGCTTACAACAAACCTCCGAGGTGTTTTTCTCGCCAATCGGGCAGTCATTCCCGCTATGCTCCGGCAGCGCGCGGGGCAAATCGTCAATCTTTCCTCCACTTCGGGCCGGAAGGGTCTGGCCTTTGACGCTGCCTATTGCGCTTCAAAATTTGGAGTGATCGGTCTAACCGAATCTTTGGCCGAGGAGCTACGTACCTCGGGGATCAGGGTTCACTCTCTTCTGCCTGGAGCCATCGACACCGGGATGTGGGACCAGAACGGCCCCCTGCCCCCTCCAGAAGATCTTTTGCCGCCTGAACGAGTAGCGGCTTGCATCCATGCCCTTCTTCTGTTGCCGGAGGATGTTGTGTTTGACGCTCCGGTAATTGAACCGCTTAAGAGGCATCAGCCGCCTTCCGTGACCAGCCGGCGGCGGTAA
- a CDS encoding SDR family oxidoreductase produces MSLDHHVAVVTGGASGIGKATCLVLAEKGAKLVIVDLEPLRLEALLGVLRAKFPLCEAMSFVADVQNPEAVEAMVHAVDERFGRIDLLVHSAGILRLKGSGPKLLHQTSVEEFDAVVGVNLKGTFLTNRAVLRLMMRQRRGHIVNISSTSGIKGRAFDSVYCASKFGMIGLSEALAEEVRAAGIKVHVILPDAVDTPIWQQNGPVQPPEDTLPPERVADLILYLAELPEDTILDHLVIRAFRSRRKRKKTTDPGIEAAPNSACSSEKQ; encoded by the coding sequence ATGAGTTTAGACCATCACGTGGCAGTTGTTACCGGCGGCGCGAGCGGCATCGGCAAAGCGACCTGTCTGGTCCTTGCAGAGAAGGGGGCGAAGCTTGTTATTGTCGACCTTGAACCTCTCCGATTGGAGGCGCTGCTTGGCGTCCTGCGAGCAAAGTTTCCTTTGTGCGAGGCCATGTCCTTTGTTGCCGATGTCCAGAATCCTGAGGCGGTTGAGGCTATGGTGCACGCTGTTGATGAACGTTTTGGCCGGATCGATCTGCTGGTGCATTCGGCTGGAATTCTTCGCCTGAAGGGAAGCGGTCCCAAGCTTCTTCATCAAACAAGCGTTGAAGAATTTGATGCAGTGGTAGGGGTTAACCTCAAAGGAACTTTTTTAACTAACCGGGCGGTATTGCGACTGATGATGCGGCAGCGACGAGGGCACATCGTCAATATTTCTTCCACTTCAGGCATCAAGGGGCGGGCCTTTGACTCGGTATACTGCGCCTCGAAGTTTGGCATGATCGGGCTTTCCGAGGCCTTGGCCGAGGAAGTCAGGGCCGCAGGAATCAAGGTGCATGTGATTCTGCCGGATGCGGTGGATACTCCCATCTGGCAGCAGAACGGTCCGGTCCAACCGCCTGAGGATACCCTTCCTCCAGAAAGGGTTGCGGATCTTATCCTCTACCTTGCTGAGCTGCCAGAGGATACCATTCTCGACCATTTGGTCATTCGAGCGTTTCGCAGTCGTCGTAAGCGTAAAAAAACAACTGATCCTGGCATCGAGGCGGCGCCTAATTCAGCCTGTTCCTCGGAAAAACAGTAA
- a CDS encoding methyltransferase domain-containing protein → MNVEPQNAPTKQALNRLYDERMFNEMVDEYYSGSRFLNFGYWENQVQSPKEASENLLGRLLSFIPEKKGTILDVACGTGATTRFLLNFYPPEHVTGINISAKQLDTCRQMAPGCRFLEMDAAALQFSDASFDAIICVEAAFHFHTREKFLQEALRVLKTGGILVLSDALISSVAKEQRPHFPEANFIEQLEDYRGLYQQLGFAKVVIEDATKQSWEASFWSVIQFAYGKFLIGAIDADQLYAFLDRIYRLTTDLHHYVLVKAMKES, encoded by the coding sequence GTGAACGTGGAACCGCAAAATGCCCCGACCAAGCAGGCGCTCAACCGTCTTTATGATGAGCGGATGTTTAATGAGATGGTGGATGAGTATTATAGCGGCAGCAGATTCCTGAACTTCGGGTATTGGGAGAATCAGGTGCAGAGTCCCAAAGAGGCCAGCGAAAACCTTCTCGGAAGGCTGCTCTCATTTATTCCGGAAAAGAAGGGGACCATTCTTGACGTGGCTTGTGGCACCGGAGCGACCACCCGCTTTCTCCTCAATTTTTATCCTCCCGAGCACGTAACCGGCATTAATATTTCCGCAAAGCAGCTCGACACCTGTCGGCAGATGGCGCCTGGTTGCCGCTTTTTGGAGATGGATGCGGCAGCACTGCAATTTTCCGATGCCTCCTTTGACGCTATTATTTGTGTTGAAGCGGCCTTTCATTTTCACACCAGGGAGAAATTCCTGCAGGAGGCGTTACGGGTTCTTAAAACTGGCGGCATCCTGGTGCTTTCCGATGCTTTGATCTCCAGCGTTGCCAAAGAGCAGCGGCCACACTTTCCTGAGGCAAATTTCATTGAGCAACTGGAGGATTACCGGGGACTTTACCAACAGCTCGGTTTTGCCAAGGTCGTGATCGAGGATGCGACCAAGCAGAGTTGGGAGGCCTCCTTCTGGAGCGTTATTCAATTTGCCTATGGAAAATTCCTGATTGGCGCCATTGACGCGGATCAGCTTTATGCCTTTCTTGACCGAATCTATCGGCTGACAACGGATCTTCATCACTATGTATTGGTAAAAGCGATGAAAGAGTCCTAA
- a CDS encoding methyltransferase domain-containing protein, whose amino-acid sequence MTSPDQASSPQTSAIAAHYDATMYQPVFLEYYGHSNFSNFGYWDQEAQDQKGACEALMKKLLGLYPGSRQGRVLDVACGKGGTTKHLLDLFESDNISAVNISSKQLDSAAVVAPGCHFAAMDAVQLGYKDSSFDLVVCVEAAFHFVTRERFFTEAYRILKPGGTLLLTDILMNIEAETRLPYRTPENFVADVEAYEMILRTKGFVNINVIDVTKECWHGCYWNMVRLAHAQFLARRIDAAMLRAYLEKAYRMVEDIEYYFLVSAQKKGE is encoded by the coding sequence ATGACCTCTCCTGATCAGGCAAGTTCTCCGCAGACTTCGGCCATTGCCGCCCACTACGATGCCACCATGTACCAGCCGGTATTCCTTGAGTATTACGGGCACAGCAATTTTTCTAATTTTGGTTATTGGGATCAAGAGGCACAGGATCAAAAAGGCGCCTGCGAAGCTTTGATGAAAAAGCTTCTGGGCTTGTACCCCGGAAGTCGGCAGGGCCGGGTGCTTGATGTTGCCTGTGGCAAAGGAGGGACCACCAAGCATCTGCTTGATCTTTTTGAGTCAGATAACATCTCGGCGGTCAACATTTCGAGTAAACAACTGGATTCTGCCGCCGTTGTTGCTCCAGGGTGTCATTTCGCGGCCATGGATGCCGTGCAGCTGGGTTACAAAGATTCGAGCTTTGACTTGGTGGTGTGCGTGGAGGCGGCCTTTCATTTTGTCACCCGCGAGCGGTTTTTTACGGAAGCATACCGGATTCTTAAACCAGGAGGCACGCTGCTTCTCACCGATATTCTGATGAATATCGAAGCGGAGACCAGATTGCCTTACCGGACTCCGGAGAATTTTGTCGCTGACGTTGAGGCTTATGAAATGATCCTGCGGACCAAGGGGTTCGTAAACATCAATGTAATTGATGTGACCAAGGAGTGCTGGCATGGCTGTTATTGGAATATGGTTCGTCTCGCTCATGCTCAATTTTTAGCTCGGCGCATTGATGCTGCCATGCTGCGTGCCTATCTTGAAAAGGCGTACCGGATGGTAGAAGATATTGAGTACTATTTCTTGGTTTCCGCACAGAAAAAAGGCGAATAA
- a CDS encoding methyltransferase domain-containing protein, translating into MYWGPLEEYYCGSDFVNYGYWMEDTPDARVASENLMEQLLAWLPKKEGAILDVACGKGASTRHLLNYYPSAAITGINVSEKQLETCRRLAPGCRFMLMDAVALDFPDNFFDNIICVEAAFHFNTREQFFREALRVLKPGGRLVLSDILLTQEAEERRRFRAVDNFLPNLAAYEAVMRRVGFTGVEVTNATAPCFHGAYWHLIRFSHEKLLRHDMTIDSMKNFLKRVLAFVPEIRYYLLACGQK; encoded by the coding sequence ATGTACTGGGGACCTCTTGAGGAGTATTATTGCGGCAGTGATTTCGTTAACTACGGTTACTGGATGGAGGATACCCCGGATGCGCGCGTGGCTTCGGAGAACTTGATGGAGCAGCTTCTTGCCTGGCTGCCGAAGAAAGAGGGTGCTATTCTCGATGTAGCCTGCGGTAAGGGGGCATCGACCCGCCATCTGCTTAATTATTATCCATCTGCCGCGATCACCGGTATTAATGTCTCTGAGAAACAGCTTGAGACCTGCCGGCGGCTTGCCCCAGGTTGTCGGTTTATGCTCATGGATGCCGTTGCCCTTGATTTTCCGGATAACTTCTTTGATAACATTATCTGCGTGGAGGCGGCGTTTCATTTCAATACTCGGGAGCAATTTTTCCGTGAGGCATTGCGGGTGTTGAAACCGGGAGGGCGGCTGGTGCTCTCCGATATTCTGCTCACTCAGGAGGCTGAAGAGCGGAGACGGTTCCGTGCTGTGGATAATTTTTTACCTAATCTGGCAGCTTATGAAGCGGTGATGAGGCGGGTAGGCTTTACAGGCGTCGAAGTGACGAATGCCACAGCTCCTTGTTTTCACGGGGCCTACTGGCACCTCATCCGTTTCAGTCACGAAAAACTCCTGCGCCATGATATGACGATAGATTCGATGAAAAATTTTTTGAAACGGGTACTCGCCTTCGTTCCCGAGATTCGCTACTACTTACTCGCCTGCGGGCAAAAATGA
- a CDS encoding class I SAM-dependent methyltransferase has translation MKKYQVNMTYEPFAKEPEYIEANRAFVRKMDLDGVERLLDLACGIGTMSELLLDRKPGLDIVGIDLSRESLAIGLDSFRTASQLEREQRGPLAFVQATADVLPCFDDCFDAVVMGNSIHMLPDADRLVTEIGRVLRPAGFLAFNSTFYAGTMPKGTEKFHHEWMKQAVSYLVRKDLELRKAGEPGIPRKRGTMPGAFSNQWPSPEEWTATLVRHGLRVEYRGERMVEMTQRNFEYIGAYGGFAKVVLSGYPVEEASEALQATAGPALTAVGMTTVPRLWLEIITRKEDAA, from the coding sequence ATGAAAAAATATCAAGTCAACATGACTTACGAGCCCTTTGCCAAGGAGCCGGAATACATTGAGGCCAATCGTGCCTTTGTCCGGAAGATGGATCTTGACGGGGTTGAACGCCTTCTTGATCTTGCCTGCGGGATTGGCACCATGAGTGAACTGCTGCTCGATCGTAAGCCGGGTCTTGATATTGTTGGCATTGATCTTTCTCGGGAATCGTTGGCCATCGGTCTTGATTCTTTCCGCACTGCATCGCAGTTGGAAAGAGAACAAAGAGGACCGTTAGCCTTTGTTCAAGCAACGGCCGATGTTCTGCCCTGTTTTGACGACTGCTTCGATGCGGTGGTGATGGGTAACTCCATCCATATGCTGCCTGATGCCGACAGGCTGGTGACTGAAATTGGTCGGGTGTTGCGGCCTGCCGGATTTCTCGCCTTTAATAGCACCTTTTATGCCGGCACCATGCCGAAGGGTACGGAGAAGTTTCATCACGAGTGGATGAAGCAGGCTGTCTCCTATCTGGTGCGCAAGGATCTTGAACTTCGTAAGGCAGGGGAGCCAGGGATCCCCAGAAAACGGGGGACCATGCCCGGCGCCTTTTCCAACCAGTGGCCTTCGCCTGAGGAATGGACTGCCACTTTGGTGAGACACGGCTTGAGGGTAGAGTACCGTGGGGAACGGATGGTGGAGATGACGCAGCGCAATTTTGAGTACATTGGCGCGTATGGCGGTTTTGCCAAGGTGGTTTTGAGCGGCTATCCGGTCGAGGAGGCAAGTGAGGCTCTGCAGGCCACCGCCGGACCAGCTTTGACTGCGGTGGGTATGACCACCGTTCCCAGGCTTTGGCTGGAAATTATCACAAGAAAAGAGGACGCAGCATGA
- a CDS encoding radical SAM protein: protein MKDLDILFIGAVMNYDGSTGSLANYIRKKGKWMAPFQYIYDQHRELFTSEADACVYDIPNLSICELVDYLKRHGELEFHIIWHFDYHKEEILEIFRTRPPKIIAVSSTLAFFPEYLKSCIHWLNTHKPAETRVAVGGKWLYANFSQFGPSNKFEKTLTEVDADYYVINRYGQETLRLLLAAHKTGDTAAIRDLPNLAYRRSLDLGQPTTATHAGADYIINPVITEAHEQGKYLVDFHNIGERFLGDIVHVRTASSCPFHCRFCTFPALAGEYVAFGLDLVIAQLKQLKSLGVKKLFFIDDTFNVPLKRFEELLDRMIAENLELEWVSFFRAQYSTAEVVKKMRDAGCRMVFCGIESGNDEILKAMNKRVTVADFERGFDFLHRAGITIAASYFIGYPGETHQTAMDTLRLLNDPRIAFSRGSVFYYDPNAPVGAMAEEYGLSGNGAEWRHNTMSSREAAQIHLEIVDKIQNVNVQISDGAGWSVFHLYSKGLSIERLQTLYTEFNTIQKEQIQGAGRTALSQYRVFGKKRKEEA from the coding sequence ATGAAGGATCTGGACATTCTGTTTATCGGGGCGGTCATGAATTATGATGGCTCGACCGGCTCACTTGCCAATTACATCCGCAAAAAAGGCAAGTGGATGGCGCCGTTTCAGTATATTTACGATCAGCATCGGGAACTATTCACCTCCGAAGCCGATGCCTGTGTCTATGATATTCCCAATTTAAGCATCTGCGAGCTGGTTGATTACCTCAAGCGTCATGGAGAGCTTGAATTTCATATTATCTGGCATTTCGACTACCATAAGGAAGAGATTCTTGAGATCTTCAGGACCAGGCCTCCTAAGATCATTGCCGTATCGAGCACCTTGGCCTTCTTTCCTGAATATCTGAAGAGCTGCATTCACTGGTTGAACACCCATAAACCGGCGGAAACCCGGGTGGCGGTTGGTGGCAAATGGCTTTATGCCAACTTCAGCCAATTTGGTCCTTCCAACAAGTTTGAGAAAACACTTACCGAAGTGGATGCGGATTATTATGTCATTAATCGCTACGGTCAAGAGACTCTGCGTCTGCTGCTTGCGGCCCATAAGACCGGGGACACCGCTGCGATTCGGGATCTGCCGAATCTTGCCTATCGGCGAAGCCTGGACTTGGGGCAGCCGACGACAGCCACCCATGCCGGAGCAGACTACATCATCAATCCGGTAATCACCGAGGCCCACGAACAGGGAAAGTATCTTGTCGATTTCCACAATATCGGCGAGCGATTCCTTGGTGATATCGTCCACGTACGCACGGCGAGTTCCTGCCCTTTTCACTGCCGTTTCTGCACCTTTCCTGCTTTGGCCGGGGAATATGTCGCCTTTGGTCTCGACCTCGTAATCGCCCAGCTCAAGCAGCTTAAGAGCTTGGGGGTGAAAAAACTGTTCTTCATTGATGATACCTTCAACGTGCCGCTCAAACGGTTTGAGGAGTTGCTTGACCGGATGATCGCGGAAAATCTCGAGTTGGAGTGGGTATCTTTTTTTCGGGCCCAATATTCCACTGCCGAGGTGGTCAAGAAGATGCGGGATGCCGGTTGCCGCATGGTCTTTTGCGGGATTGAATCGGGTAATGATGAGATTTTGAAGGCCATGAACAAGCGGGTAACGGTCGCTGATTTTGAGCGGGGATTCGACTTTCTTCATCGCGCCGGTATTACTATCGCGGCCTCTTATTTTATCGGGTACCCCGGTGAGACCCACCAGACCGCCATGGACACCCTGCGATTGCTCAACGACCCCCGGATTGCCTTTTCCCGTGGCAGCGTCTTCTATTACGATCCCAATGCCCCGGTGGGGGCGATGGCTGAAGAGTACGGGCTTTCCGGTAATGGAGCCGAGTGGAGGCATAATACCATGAGCAGTCGGGAGGCCGCTCAGATCCATCTGGAGATAGTGGACAAGATTCAAAACGTCAATGTCCAGATTTCTGACGGCGCTGGCTGGAGCGTCTTTCACCTCTACTCCAAGGGGCTTAGCATCGAGCGGCTGCAAACCCTCTACACCGAGTTTAATACCATTCAGAAAGAACAGATTCAGGGGGCTGGTCGCACGGCCCTCTCCCAGTACCGGGTGTTTGGCAAAAAACGTAAGGAAGAGGCGTAA
- a CDS encoding CoA transferase, producing MSSGALADLKVLDLTHYIAGPYCTKLLAGFGAEVLKIERPGTGDPLRSVGPFTKGCSDIEMSIPFLWLNTGKKSVALDLKSAPGLEYVKKLIAWADVLVENFAPGVMMRLGLDYETIQAINPRLIMTSVSNFGQVGPYRDCRAEEITLYAMSGQMNATGDPDREPLAPGLAINQYTAGLHAYIGTLAALHHREKTGEGQHVDISLHESGVDNIEIGLINFLHQGIRSRRSKHIMVPWRNYPCKDGMATVICAPFRHWVQGARLFEAPELLQEKYHHVRGRHVERERVEELIQPWISSKTREDIFHAGQQQGLAFGYRASLAEALALPQHLARDFFVKTDDGRGGSYNYPGAPFKLSATPWHQERAPLLGEHTAAVLSRTLKLDRAEPDQLGAAGVGEGFKQAAAEDASRVTPRGALTGIRVLDLTHSWAGPHGTRILADLGAEVIKIEYLPRLCLLRAGIVKDQMYNKRPMWFQVNRGKRSVTLDMNNPEELETFLDLVRISDVVVENARGGVLERRGLDYHSLVKVKSDIIFLSMAAFGKTGPYASYAGYGATMEALSGAESLTGYYGSTETKRVREIDVTNGIFGAAAVLTALHHREKTGKGQWIDLSQLETVSHGLIGEHLLAFAMNGIVPPVRGNRHERFAPCGCYPSLGEDRWVTLVIRNDREWLELCELIDRPALSNDPRLQTVTGRMAHHDEIDRAIAEWTSAREAGEVQDLLQSQGIAAGAVMNVEDLSRDPHLVARGFLVTTSDGGEELYPGNPIRLSRDHSPPAWRGPDLGRDNEYVLCSLLGRSQAEVPHICEDDLGTALDP from the coding sequence ATGAGTTCCGGTGCGCTTGCTGATCTGAAGGTCCTCGATCTCACTCATTATATCGCTGGTCCGTACTGCACTAAACTGTTGGCAGGTTTTGGGGCCGAGGTCCTCAAGATCGAACGGCCCGGCACGGGGGACCCGTTGCGATCTGTCGGCCCGTTTACCAAAGGGTGTTCCGATATCGAGATGAGCATTCCCTTCCTCTGGTTGAATACCGGAAAGAAGAGCGTGGCTTTGGATCTTAAGAGCGCCCCCGGCTTGGAATATGTTAAAAAGCTTATCGCCTGGGCAGACGTTTTGGTGGAGAACTTCGCTCCAGGGGTCATGATGCGTCTTGGCCTTGATTATGAAACGATTCAGGCTATTAATCCTCGGTTGATCATGACTTCAGTGAGTAATTTTGGCCAGGTTGGACCTTACCGGGACTGCCGAGCTGAGGAGATTACACTTTATGCCATGAGCGGCCAGATGAACGCCACCGGCGATCCTGATCGTGAACCGCTTGCCCCTGGGCTGGCCATTAATCAATATACTGCCGGTCTTCATGCCTATATCGGGACTCTTGCCGCCCTGCATCACCGTGAGAAGACGGGAGAGGGCCAGCACGTGGATATTTCGCTCCACGAAAGCGGGGTGGACAATATCGAAATTGGGTTGATCAATTTTCTTCATCAGGGCATTCGCAGCAGGCGCAGTAAACATATCATGGTTCCTTGGCGCAATTACCCCTGTAAGGACGGAATGGCGACAGTTATTTGCGCGCCTTTTCGTCACTGGGTACAGGGGGCAAGACTTTTTGAGGCGCCGGAGCTTCTGCAGGAAAAATATCATCATGTCCGGGGTCGTCACGTGGAACGTGAACGGGTGGAGGAGCTTATTCAGCCGTGGATCAGCTCTAAGACCCGCGAGGACATATTTCATGCCGGCCAGCAACAAGGGCTGGCCTTTGGCTATCGGGCCAGTTTGGCCGAAGCCTTGGCGCTTCCCCAACACCTGGCTCGCGACTTTTTTGTGAAAACAGATGACGGACGTGGTGGAAGTTATAACTATCCCGGGGCGCCGTTTAAGCTTTCCGCAACCCCATGGCATCAGGAACGGGCTCCTCTGCTGGGCGAGCATACTGCGGCAGTGCTTAGCAGGACTCTAAAGCTGGACCGTGCCGAGCCGGATCAGCTCGGTGCAGCGGGGGTTGGGGAAGGGTTTAAACAAGCTGCTGCAGAAGACGCGTCTAGGGTTACACCGAGGGGGGCCTTGACCGGTATCCGGGTCCTTGATCTCACCCATAGCTGGGCCGGGCCGCATGGTACCCGTATCCTTGCCGATCTTGGCGCTGAAGTTATCAAGATTGAGTATCTTCCCAGGCTCTGCCTGCTCCGGGCCGGGATCGTCAAAGATCAAATGTACAACAAACGGCCCATGTGGTTTCAAGTAAACAGGGGTAAGCGTTCTGTGACCCTGGACATGAATAACCCTGAGGAGCTGGAGACCTTTCTCGATCTTGTGCGGATCTCCGATGTGGTGGTGGAAAATGCCCGGGGTGGGGTGCTCGAACGTCGAGGTCTTGATTATCACAGTCTTGTTAAGGTGAAATCAGACATTATTTTTCTTTCCATGGCTGCTTTTGGCAAGACAGGGCCTTATGCCTCGTATGCCGGATATGGCGCTACCATGGAGGCGTTAAGCGGAGCAGAATCTCTCACCGGATATTATGGCTCGACCGAAACCAAGCGAGTTCGCGAGATCGATGTGACCAATGGCATTTTTGGCGCTGCCGCAGTCCTTACCGCTCTTCACCACCGCGAGAAAACCGGCAAGGGGCAATGGATTGATCTCTCTCAGTTGGAAACAGTCTCTCACGGCCTTATCGGCGAGCATCTCCTCGCTTTTGCCATGAACGGTATCGTTCCCCCTGTCCGTGGCAATCGTCATGAGCGGTTTGCTCCCTGTGGCTGCTACCCTTCGCTAGGAGAGGATCGCTGGGTGACCCTGGTTATCCGCAATGATCGTGAATGGCTGGAATTATGTGAACTTATTGATAGGCCTGCATTGAGTAATGATCCACGCCTGCAGACCGTCACTGGCCGCATGGCACATCACGACGAGATTGATCGCGCCATTGCTGAGTGGACCTCTGCCAGAGAAGCCGGTGAGGTGCAGGATTTACTTCAGTCGCAAGGTATTGCCGCAGGTGCAGTAATGAACGTTGAAGATCTGAGTCGTGACCCCCATCTCGTGGCACGTGGTTTTTTGGTGACCACAAGCGACGGAGGAGAGGAATTGTATCCCGGCAACCCTATACGACTATCTCGAGATCACTCTCCTCCTGCGTGGCGGGGGCCTGATCTTGGTCGCGACAACGAATATGTCTTGTGCTCGTTACTCGGCAGGAGTCAGGCCGAAGTCCCTCATATCTGCGAAGATGATCTGGGCACGGCCTTGGATCCTTAA